The following are from one region of the Nostoc cf. commune SO-36 genome:
- a CDS encoding hybrid sensor histidine kinase/response regulator, protein MGQVRILVVEDEVIVARTIASQLSQLGYIVTGTASSGKAAIAKALETQPELILMDIILKGEMDGITTASKIREQLDVPVIYLTAYGDEHTLERAKITQPFGYVVKPFTTKDLKIAIEIAILKHQLESELRENRDQLATLLNSMSDAVIATNEQGTVTFMNPAAEALTGWQQKDALGHEATKIFHIVNEVTEATLENPVTKVLREQQVVYLAEFTSLITKNGKRIPIGDSASPLKRRPDQINGVVIVFWDLSERQQTKLLEQALEKEQEVNRLKSLFISTVSHEFRNPLTVVQTAVELIEMQGANLTDAKRAIYLKRIQGAVQSMEKLMEEVLFMGRAEAEKLIYNPAHLNLKQFCLELIEDFSIPESSLCEIIFACHNENTFAVMDEELLRYMLGNLLSNAVKYSPRGGNIQFNLICDQIEKVAIFNIQDQGIGIPEADQARLFESFYRASNAQSIQGTGLGLVIVKKCVDAHRGKISVTSEVGVGTTFTVILPLNSELALIEANE, encoded by the coding sequence ATGGGTCAAGTTAGAATTTTAGTCGTTGAAGATGAAGTGATTGTGGCTAGAACTATTGCTAGCCAACTAAGTCAACTAGGATATATTGTTACGGGTACAGCTTCATCTGGAAAAGCTGCCATTGCTAAGGCATTGGAAACTCAACCAGAATTAATATTAATGGATATTATTCTTAAAGGTGAAATGGATGGTATTACTACTGCCAGTAAGATTCGTGAGCAGTTAGATGTACCTGTAATTTATTTAACCGCTTATGGTGATGAGCATACTTTAGAAAGAGCAAAAATTACCCAACCTTTCGGATATGTTGTTAAACCATTTACTACAAAAGATTTAAAAATAGCGATCGAAATTGCGATTTTAAAACACCAGCTAGAAAGTGAACTACGGGAAAACCGAGATCAGTTAGCAACCCTTTTAAACTCAATGAGTGATGCTGTAATTGCTACTAATGAGCAGGGAACAGTGACATTCATGAATCCTGCTGCTGAGGCACTGACTGGCTGGCAACAAAAAGATGCTTTAGGACATGAAGCGACGAAGATTTTTCATATTGTCAATGAAGTTACAGAGGCTACATTAGAAAATCCTGTGACAAAAGTGCTGCGAGAGCAACAGGTTGTTTATTTAGCAGAATTCACATCTTTAATTACAAAAAACGGCAAAAGAATTCCAATTGGCGATAGTGCTTCACCATTGAAGCGAAGACCTGACCAAATAAATGGTGTAGTAATTGTTTTCTGGGATCTTAGCGAACGACAGCAAACAAAATTGCTAGAGCAAGCATTGGAGAAGGAGCAAGAAGTTAATCGTCTCAAGTCCCTATTTATCTCTACCGTATCTCATGAGTTCCGTAATCCTCTGACTGTTGTTCAAACAGCAGTAGAACTCATAGAAATGCAAGGAGCAAATTTAACAGATGCAAAAAGAGCTATCTATTTGAAGCGAATTCAAGGTGCTGTACAATCTATGGAAAAACTCATGGAAGAAGTGCTGTTTATGGGACGAGCAGAGGCGGAAAAGCTTATATACAACCCTGCTCACCTTAACTTAAAGCAATTCTGTCTAGAGTTAATCGAAGATTTTTCGATTCCTGAAAGTAGTTTGTGTGAGATTATTTTTGCCTGTCATAACGAGAATACATTCGCTGTGATGGATGAAGAACTCTTACGTTATATGCTTGGAAATTTACTCTCAAACGCTGTTAAATATTCTCCACGAGGTGGTAATATTCAGTTTAATTTAATATGCGACCAAATTGAGAAAGTAGCAATTTTTAATATTCAAGATCAAGGTATTGGTATTCCCGAAGCAGATCAAGCTAGACTTTTTGAATCATTCTACAGAGCCTCAAATGCCCAATCAATCCAGGGTACTGGATTGGGGTTAGTAATAGTTAAAAAGTGCGTTGATGCTCATAGAGGTAAAATAAGTGTCACAAGTGAAGTTGGAGTCGGCACTACATTTACAGTAATTTTACCCTTAAATTCAGAATTAGCCTTAATTGAAGCTAATGAATAG